A part of Paenibacillus donghaensis genomic DNA contains:
- a CDS encoding ABC transporter permease subunit — translation MKWNLIKQEWRQNARGFWICLTTLLLLIVLLLSKADAFIGNPDMTKLLDSLPRALRDAFGIDGDSFASFEGYAASQVYPYAMLTLACFSAVWAAGTVVKERDRGTGEFLFTLPYSRLNIFFSKIVAQLVLISLIFVICSAVTWLLGAATVGVESPSGLLLMLFSGYLLTLAFAGMGYGLTSWFQGERAAWSTALGLVLGSFMLNMFSGGELVDTVRNLSLFRLFDPASLVRGAGLTAAGCTVTLGLYIAGIALGAFTLRRRDLL, via the coding sequence ATGAAATGGAATCTAATTAAACAAGAATGGCGGCAGAACGCGCGCGGCTTCTGGATCTGTCTTACTACTCTGCTGCTGCTGATTGTGCTGCTGCTGAGCAAAGCGGATGCCTTTATCGGTAACCCTGATATGACGAAGCTCCTGGACAGTCTGCCGCGGGCGCTGAGAGATGCATTTGGCATTGATGGTGACAGCTTCGCCAGTTTCGAGGGGTATGCGGCAAGCCAGGTCTATCCTTATGCCATGCTGACGCTGGCCTGTTTCTCGGCCGTCTGGGCCGCAGGCACAGTGGTCAAAGAGCGTGACCGGGGAACCGGGGAGTTCCTCTTCACCTTGCCCTATAGCCGACTGAACATTTTTTTCTCCAAAATCGTTGCCCAGCTGGTGCTGATCAGCCTGATCTTTGTCATTTGCAGCGCGGTGACCTGGTTGCTGGGAGCAGCTACGGTTGGGGTGGAGTCGCCATCTGGCCTGCTGCTGATGCTGTTCTCCGGGTACCTGCTGACGCTGGCTTTTGCCGGAATGGGTTATGGATTAACCAGCTGGTTCCAGGGAGAGCGTGCGGCTTGGTCGACTGCACTGGGTCTGGTGCTTGGCAGTTTCATGCTGAATATGTTCTCCGGCGGTGAGTTGGTGGATACGGTTCGTAATCTGTCGCTGTTTCGGCTCTTTGATCCGGCCAGTCTTGTGAGAGGAGCAGGCTTGACAGCCGCCGGGTGTACCGTTACATTAGGGCTATATATTGCCGGAATCGCCCTGGGCGCGTTCACGTTACGGAGAAGGGACTTATTATAA
- the pyrE gene encoding orotate phosphoribosyltransferase, producing MSPLLNKSEQIARYLLQIGAVALRPQDPFTWTSGIKSPIYCDNRLSMAYPEVRSYIADAFVELIAGQYPGTEVIAGTATAGIPHAAWVADKLKLPMAYIRDKAKGHGKQNQIEGLITPGQKVIVIEDLISTGGSSIKAAQAVQEAGGEVLAVLAIFSYELDRAVDGFAAAELPLQSLSSYSTLIDVALAEGKIVASDVELLKSWRENPAAFGV from the coding sequence CTGCGTCCGCAGGACCCGTTCACATGGACCTCGGGGATCAAGTCCCCGATCTATTGCGACAACCGGCTGAGCATGGCTTATCCCGAGGTGCGCAGCTATATTGCTGACGCTTTTGTCGAGCTGATTGCCGGCCAGTATCCGGGCACGGAAGTGATTGCCGGAACCGCAACCGCCGGGATTCCGCATGCCGCTTGGGTGGCGGATAAGCTGAAGCTGCCGATGGCGTATATCCGTGACAAGGCCAAAGGCCACGGCAAGCAGAATCAGATCGAAGGCCTGATCACTCCGGGCCAGAAGGTAATCGTGATCGAGGATCTGATCTCCACCGGCGGCAGCTCGATCAAGGCGGCACAGGCTGTGCAGGAAGCAGGCGGCGAAGTGCTGGCTGTGCTGGCCATCTTCAGCTATGAGCTGGACCGCGCCGTAGACGGCTTCGCCGCAGCTGAGCTGCCGCTGCAGAGTCTGTCCAGCTACAGCACGCTAATCGACGTAGCCCTCGCAGAGGGCAAGATTGTCGCCAGCGATGTGGAGCTGCTGAAGTCCTGGCGGGAGAACCCGGCAGCGTTTGGGGTTTAG
- a CDS encoding ABC transporter ATP-binding protein, whose product MNVIDLIDITKKYGSFRGVLDLNLQVKQGEIFGFIGPNGAGKSTTIRMLMGLLSPDRGQVRVLGQLLDRERPQLRRKIGYLPSEIMLYPGLSGREILAFAAAAHGMKLDAREVKTYAERLDWNPDRKIRTYSLGNRKKLGIVLSLLHHPELIVLDEPTSGLDPLIQNEFFSLLKERSSEEGVTVFFSTHVLSEVEKVCQRVAFIKEGQLNRISDIGELTDSGDHLISVVFMEDGDMTELYKLRELDEHVLYDGQHHRLRTGNRLQQTLTALSQLPLKAITVRRPTIEEMFMEDYRKGEVKQA is encoded by the coding sequence ATGAATGTGATTGATCTGATCGACATCACCAAGAAATACGGCAGCTTCAGGGGAGTGTTGGACCTGAACCTGCAGGTGAAACAAGGCGAGATATTTGGGTTTATTGGACCCAATGGTGCAGGAAAGTCTACAACCATCCGTATGCTGATGGGGTTGCTGTCCCCTGACAGAGGGCAGGTCCGTGTGCTGGGACAGCTGCTGGACCGGGAGCGCCCGCAGCTGCGGCGGAAGATCGGCTATTTGCCCTCCGAGATTATGCTGTACCCGGGGTTGAGCGGACGGGAGATATTGGCTTTCGCCGCTGCGGCCCATGGCATGAAGCTGGATGCCAGAGAGGTGAAGACGTATGCGGAGCGGCTGGACTGGAATCCGGACCGCAAGATCAGAACCTATTCGCTGGGCAACCGCAAGAAGCTGGGGATTGTGCTCAGCCTGCTGCACCACCCGGAGCTGATTGTGCTGGACGAACCGACGTCTGGTCTGGACCCGCTGATCCAGAATGAGTTCTTCAGCCTGCTCAAGGAGCGCAGCAGCGAAGAGGGAGTCACTGTTTTTTTCTCCACCCATGTGCTCTCCGAAGTCGAGAAGGTCTGCCAGCGGGTGGCTTTTATTAAGGAAGGGCAATTGAACCGGATCTCGGATATCGGTGAGCTTACGGACAGTGGAGATCATTTAATTAGTGTTGTATTTATGGAGGACGGCGATATGACGGAGCTATATAAGCTACGTGAGCTGGACGAACACGTGCTGTACGACGGGCAGCATCACCGCCTGCGGACCGGGAACCGGCTGCAGCAGACGCTTACCGCATTGTCTCAGCTTCCATTGAAGGCTATAACGGTGCGCCGGCCGACGATAGAGGAAATGTTCATGGAAGATTACCGCAAAGGTGAGGTGAAGCAAGCATGA